The Bradysia coprophila strain Holo2 chromosome X, BU_Bcop_v1, whole genome shotgun sequence genomic interval GCGTTAGTTCAGGTTTTCCAAGGAACGTTGCTCTAAGGCGACGACATCTGATACATTCCAAAATGATATGCGCACCCGTTTCATCACCATGACCACAAAGGCACTTTGGGCTATCCTTAATAccgatatttcaatttcaatttcaatttcatttatttccaagAAAAAACTTCTTACATTAAACACAcagcgtagctccagtatgcgttacaattctaaggagctacaacCGATATCATAGAGATATTTGTTGAGACCACAGTGGTTCGTGATAGTTTCAACTATTCTCTTGATATTTGGTCTGTTAAGGTCCAGAAGTTGCCGACTGAAGTCTTTGGACGGGGCTTTGCAAAATATCTTAGTATGTCGTGCTCCGTTATAGTTTCTCCAGGCGTTTACGTGTTGTTTCTCTAGCCACTTGTCCATCACCATTTTCCTggcggaaaatggaaaattcaggACTTCTAAGACAATTAGTGCgcatttttgggaaattgacTTTCCATAATAGTTAGCTAAAATAAATTGtcgaaaatttccaaatttcgcTAAAATCTGccgaattttccaattattggaaaatttcagcagaaaattaatttaatatcaAACCATCCTGGATTCAATGCTGCGAATTTCATCTACCAAAATAATTTGCCACGCAACATGTAAGCTATAAGCGGAAAAATAAAACCACTGGACTCGCATCTAcgatcaatttttaattacgagaaattaataaataaataaattacttaATATTAATTTGGTAAATTTGTTGTCGACTCCACAGCCAATCATTTAAGACAACTAGAAAAGTCAACTCATTAGAGTCtaatttaagtttaaaaaaattcttgaatttaaACATCCAAAAAAATGCATCGAAATTCAAGAAAGTTCCGTTAACATTAAAGTTAGACTCTGACTGACATTATATGCAACtgttaattatttgtttataaCCCAAATAGCCCAGCAACACCACTAACAAGACCACTGCCGAATCCTCCGCCTCCTCCAAGTCCGCCTAGCAAGCCTATATGACAAAAAAGACACATAAATGTTAGATAAATAATTGGTTCCTTGtccatcaaacaaaaatttgcttCCAAGATTTCGGGATTGCTTCAAAGTTTACGTACTCCAGGACCGAGAAGTAATACATTAAGTATTACCTTATATCCTGAATAGGGTAagacttgacagtgtgtcacacaactgtgaaacactgtaaaaaacaatttcatacaaaaaaaagcacTCTATTCAGCAGCTGTCTACTAtgagcacttttgcttgaagacTCAGGTCACAGGCAAGCAAAGCTACTACTTTCATAAGTCTATTGAATGaatcattttactttactgCACGATAATTTGTTCATTACCTGCTAGACCTCCTCCACCACCGCCAGCGCCATCTTCATCGTCATCATAGTCATCGTCTAGAAATATATACAGCTTAAAATATACCTGTTTTTCGGTACACGTAAACAACTAACCATCACTTCCACCACCCAGTCCGAACAAATCGTCgtcatcttcatcatcatctacCTTCACAGGTGGAAGCGGTTCTGCTTCTGCAACAGCCAAACCCTTCGGCCCAAATTGGAAACAAGATACCCTCAATGCTGCCTCAACTTCATCTTCGGCGCGTAGTTCTAACGCCAAACATgctttgaaattttcagtttttctagATATTCCGTAGACTCTTCCGCAGAATCGGGAATAACCACCCGGTAGTGGAATACAAATAGGAGTAGCCCGTCTGCCTGTGTTAGTAGGattgaattatttaaagaGACAAAATGTAACTTCAGTTCCGTCCATCCTTCGTTCTCCGATCTTCAGTCACAGATCTCGCGCATAGGGTAATCAAACTAAGAACGCACCTGATATTTGTCTCTGTGCAATAACAAAGTCTCCATATTGAATAGTGACCAACATCTTATCGTCTTCTAAATATTGCATGGTAGCACAGCCTGGCCCTCTAACAGGCAAAATAGGCAGTCCAATCTCACGGCAACATTTACACGTTGATTCCGAACATGTGCAATATCGATTGATTGGATTCGGATCGTTTTCATTGACCCCGGATGAATTAGTCGTTGGTGCTGATGGTGCTAATGGTGCAACTGTTGCAGCGTCAGCAATGTCATTACTCACATCCGACACTTCGTCGACAACATCTTCAACGTCTTCTTGAACAACGTCATTCTCATCACCATCAGTAATATCATCTTCCTCCACAACTTCATCAACGTCTTCAATTACAGGCAGGTCTTCTTCCTGTTGTTTCGGCTTTTCAACAGTACCTTTATTGTGATGTTATGATAATAATTAAATAGAGGTCGTGTGTCTGTAATTTGGATCAAAAACTCACCCTTTTCCACAACTCCACCAGCAGCGAATGCCACTAAGATACATATGAGCAGTAACTCAATGATAAATGATAGTTTCATTTTGATATCTGGTAAATACAAGCAAAGGGAATAagttaaaaattacaaatatggGTAGACGTCGACAAGATCTGCAAAGGGTTGGTAAATAGCGAAAACTCAAATGTCTTACGACACAAGACTGATTCGCTGAGCAGTGCTAATGACTTAACTGCTGCGGAATAGACTCAGGtcaaaaatcaatgaaaaaaggCTAGAGTCTCGTAGAGTCTTCAATCACTGCAAGCTACaatgaaaaacattcaatGGAGCCACCCACattcagagaaaaaaaacaaccgaaGCTTTTGAAGGTTTCGTTGGTGGAATGGTACGGTATTATATAACAGGTAATAAGTTGAGAGCGGGATAAAATAACGTGAGAAGACAGAATAATTGTGTTATCAAAATGTTCTCTCTAATAATTAGATAAACGGGAATTTTGTTCTTCTTAAGGGAAGAAAAAAGTTACGCTAATTAAGCGAAGACTGGATTAAATATTCTGCACTTAGTTGCAATTACCCCATAAATTCCTGAAGAACTTACGCACGCATGTTCAAGTGTGATAACGTCGGTATTACATCATATGGAATAAATTGGCCTACAACCGCAATACAAGTATGGGTTCTGTAACTGTAAGATTGTTTTACGCGATGCAATTTCACCAGAACAAATTGACCACTTAACGAAACACTTAGTTCATGCTGAAcgatttgcataaaaattaaCATGATGATGTGGTGTCACTAATCGATGGCatattctttttaaaaaaaatcacattcgATTCGATCAAAAGATACAAACAAATGGAAAACCATCTTTCTCTATGAATTTCAATCAGTGTCGAACactattttgtgcaaaattgaTGAAGAAAGACAAATTGGATTTAGTCTATCGATTCGTGCTCGACTCTAAGACTAGCAAAAAATTATGTGCAATTCGTTGCTACAAACTTATGCACATATTCGATTTCTGTGTGTAAAATATACTCTCCGAGTGaaataatcaaatattaaaCACACACAATTTCTTAGATCTCTGCTATGAAGGGATTGAAATGTTTCGAGTCATTCAAATCATAAATATAAAGCAAAGAACTACTTTCAGTAAGTACACATTACACATGTACATAAAATGAATATGTTCAGCTCAATAGTGTTCACTCCTAAAACACCGTTAAAATTCGTAACAGACACAAAATATGAATCGTTGTAGATGGCACAAACACTTTGTTGATTGTTCCACTTTCTCGtctttcaacaacaacaaattatgaatatttaaataaagcgACATTaagcaaatatttattaagATAGAATTTTTCGCATTGTTGTTAAGTTATGTTTTTTGGAACGGACCGTTAGACATATCACAGtttacaatttattcaacAGTAACATGATTTGTCCTCGATGATGGCATTTTATGCGATGTCTTCTTCAAAATAGTTGTATACCCTCGAactaaatgtgaaatttatcTACGAGCACACAATAATGGTTGGGTCCATCGGAATACGgcatttttacatattttttttattattaggAATTCTGTTTGCGTCAGTCGCGTCGCACCATTAGATTAAATTTCTAACACCTTCCGAGTCCATGGTTGTTGGGGCACTAAGTCGTCCAATGTAACGAAAGAGTCGTACAGTTTCGGCAGATGATATGTGAAAATACTATccgataatttgataaatattCTTCGAAAATTTCCGGATGCCTTCAAAACTTTAGGGCAGAACTATTCTTTGATCAtcgaacaatttcaattttttttcacttttatgattttcagtttttcaggATCGCTAGCCAGATAGCAAAGATGAGGaagaatttattgataaaaccaaatatttcatttgtcGTCGTTTTGTGTTTTCCATAATCTAATCTTCTAATTAGCAATCAAAACATCCTCTGAATGAGGATTCACCAAAAACATTCGAAGCACTTGAGCAAATCTTAATAAATAGATATGCCTCGCCTAGTATTTCCTAACGGTTTCCAAAACTATATTACCAAAATTCCCCAGTGGATTGAGTTAAACGAAATTCTCTAAGGATTGACCACTCAACAGAATCACTGATAATATTTCAGAAACTTAATTTTAGTATACCACTCTTGGGTCCATTCTCAACCCAAGCGCACTTTACTTTTCTACTAACCTTTCGATTCAAAATCTACGCAAGAactaaaaatttatcgaaactcTTTAGCCATATTAAGAAGCAATGCTAACTGTTATTATATTGAAATCTTTCGCGATTATGTTGATTGTATAGCAACATGgaaagaaagagaaaaaataacAACGAAATTTCTTCGATTGAACAAAAcggtaaaaaaatgtataagtGTACGTTCTTGTGCGTGCCATTTAAAGAATTTACAAAACACACAGCCGTGTATGGAGAATGGCTGTTATATTATTATCAATATCAAGGTGATGCACTTATTGATCTATTGGCTATATGGTCATACTCGCATATgcatcattttcaaataataaatgCGCAGCCTGGTCtcatatgaaaattaattttcctaaaCTAATGGAAAAAAGATCTAAGAACAGGAAGCAATAGTTCTACACTGAAAAAGTTTAATATGATCGTTATCgatcacttcgttcgggctgaAACTTGCGACATTGGGCTACAAGCAAAAGTTCCTAAAATAAATCGTCCACAACAGAAGCCTCTACAACTTTTCATATAAGGGGCTAAAAACCAGAGAAAATCTCTGCAAAACCCCCGTTTTCGGCcctgaaacatgaaaaacttaatatgtaactctttcggcctactcaatcgttacgcaatagtacatttctatgcaagggaagtaaagtagagggctttagcccgaggtacatttactcatcgtgatacgagatatcactttattttccgtgtgtagtacgacgttttactatgcgagtgatgtaaaggccTATGCCTAtgcatgtaatagccttattacatgcaccagcatagtaaataactattacatgctaTATGAGACGAAaatcgtacttttcatgtttcaagcacatCGTTCGACACActcagcatgtaatatatattacacacttgtcacgaagaagtcgaggcttgccgagactgatagtgacaagtgtgtactctattttatcacataagcgaaaacgagacaacaacatagagctgaagtgtaatttttgatttattcttctagttaattaattttgacatccgaacatcgcgcgtatgtgatTAAATCCATTACACAAGTAgggataaaaaagaaaagtctcgttttcgtgtgtgttttggcttcgcctcggatcaacaaaattcacacgaaaactctttATCTCTTTAGTGTCCTGTCCACGCACTTCCgccgtttagctctccgtttacgaTCAAACAATGTAAGCTCCTCctattttccattgttaaaaAGTCAACGGAGATCTAAACGGCATAAGTGAGATTACAGCTTAAAAATTGCAGATCCAAAACAGGACCTGCTCTGAATCTGAATGTTACAGATTATCTATTACCAGATTCAGTGCGAAGATGAGGCGCCCGCCACGATTATTCATTATGGAATTCTGATAATTGACTCTTCTTAATTTGCACCCATTTTAcgtgtagaacattttcaattggaaattatttctttagAATGataggaaatttaaaaaactgtCATACAAGAAAAGGCAACCAAAAATTCGTACTCAATGTCAGCGGAACCTCGTTTCATATCCAAGTCATTTTGTTTCAGTACACTCTAcccactctctctctctatctctcaacAAAGAAAAGCGAAGAAAAAGCGATACGTTTTGTTGCTCACATAATATTGTCTACACTGTTCAAAATGTAAATACGAGATGGACTAGATTGATAAAAAATGTgctcgaaaagaaaaaattttggtggTGAAGATTCAAAATAGATttggagaagaaaaaataagaaaaaaaggaATCGATTACCAAATTCTAAATTATCCACTATGTCGAtaaaaagaatattaaaaggaaaaatttcgGCATTTCTGctataattcccttgacttaCGCATGATAAACATTCTACAATAtttgtcaaaaaatattccaaaatggATGAAAATGCTTGTCATACTTTGTTCATTCCTGAGGTAAaattcgaagatgggctataacggGCGTGTGAtattagagatattcccaaaagaatttctgtCTCGTCACTTGATAAAACGATAGCTTGAGTAATTTTCTCGCGACCTGAAAGATATTTCCAACAGAATCTGTCTGATATCTTTATCATACAACaatttgagtaattttcaacgaatttccGAAAACTTACCTTGGAATAAGttaattaatggaaaatactGGAGTAATAATCTAGAATTTGAAAcggaaagaatttttaatatcTTGTGTATCTGTGTCgatgatagaaaaaaaaaggtttcaaCGTGTGAactcgctctggccgcaatttatacgagtttcatttttattaaagaGGTAAACATGAAATGCGCCAACTTTCCACCGTCTTTTAGCAGACAATAAGACTTAAGCACCgtttgttt includes:
- the LOC119083302 gene encoding uncharacterized protein LOC119083302 isoform X1, with the translated sequence MYGYSMDIKMKLSFIIELLLICILVAFAAGGVVEKGTVEKPKQQEEDLPVIEDVDEVVEEDDITDGDENDVVQEDVEDVVDEVSDVSNDIADAATVAPLAPSAPTTNSSGVNENDPNPINRYCTCSESTCKCCREIGLPILPVRGPGCATMQYLEDDKMLVTIQYGDFVIAQRQISGRRATPICIPLPGGYSRFCGRVYGISRKTENFKACLALELRAEDEVEAALRVSCFQFGPKGLAVAEAEPLPPVKVDDDEDDDDLFGLGGGSDDDDYDDDEDGAGGGGGGLAGLLGGLGGGGGFGSGLVSGVAGLFGL
- the LOC119083302 gene encoding uncharacterized protein LOC119083302 isoform X2 is translated as MKLSFIIELLLICILVAFAAGGVVEKGTVEKPKQQEEDLPVIEDVDEVVEEDDITDGDENDVVQEDVEDVVDEVSDVSNDIADAATVAPLAPSAPTTNSSGVNENDPNPINRYCTCSESTCKCCREIGLPILPVRGPGCATMQYLEDDKMLVTIQYGDFVIAQRQISGRRATPICIPLPGGYSRFCGRVYGISRKTENFKACLALELRAEDEVEAALRVSCFQFGPKGLAVAEAEPLPPVKVDDDEDDDDLFGLGGGSDDDDYDDDEDGAGGGGGGLAGLLGGLGGGGGFGSGLVSGVAGLFGL